ATATTCGCCTCATTGCTGTTGTTGAACAAGAGATTTGCGCAACATTTCTACAGCAGGTGTGCTCACATCTATCGTTGCCTGTCAGTATCTATACCAATTTAGACAGTGCTGCTGCCCAACAGTTATATGAGCAGCTAGAAAAGGAAGCACAAATACTAAAACCAGTATTGCTACTAGATTATGAATATTATGAGACTCACAGCCTTTTACCAGCTCATCTTTCAGTGGCTACTGAAAGCTCAAAAACAGGTAGCCCAGCGAAACCCAATGATAATGAAAAAAGCAATATTATTAACAAATTACTGAATAATACTTCCTTACCAAAACTCTTATTAAGCATGAAGCCCGAACGCAGTATTACTTCTTCGTTATTGGACAAATTTGACGGATTTTTGAATAAACCTTTAGATATTGCATTGTTACTATCTGAGCTAATACGTTTAGCACAGCCAGTAACCATTACTCAGAAAAATAAAGATACTATTGACGATATTGAGAGTAAAAAAGAGTTCACTGTAGAGGTTGATACTAAGGAAGCATCTACAGCTCCTTTGGTTTTAGTTGTCGATGATAACTCGACCAATCAAAAGATTACTTGTAAGCTATTGGACAAACTAGGCTATTCTTGTTTGGTTGCAGATAATGGCCGACAAGCCTTAGAGCAACTTGATGTTCAGAGACAACAAATTGCCCTAATTCTTATGGATTGCCGTATGCCAGTTATGGATGGCTTGCAAGCTACCCAAATCATACGATCACAAGGAGATAGTATTCCTATCGTCGCATTAACTGCCAATAATACAGAAGATGATCGTGAGGCCTGTCGCTTGGCAGGAATGGATGATTTTTTGGCCAAACCTATCAACAAAGATAAATTGCAGACGGTTTTGCAAAGCCTAATGACAACCGAATAAGCTATCTATCACTTATTATCGACTATCACTTCATTCTGCTTTCGTTACTTTCAATAGCTCTGATAACTGTCTTAGGGCGAGTCCTCAATCTGAATGAACGAACTCTTAATGAGGACACACCCTAGTATTTAACAAAATATTTGTTATTTCATGAAGCCATTATCTGCTAAAAAAGCTTCTGTAATCTGGCTTTGCGGACTTGGCGCATTCATGCCACTAGTTTGCGACTTGTTTATTAAACGTTCTAAGTAGCGCGCAACGATATCCACTTCGATATTAACTTTGCTGCCAACCAGCCAGTGCTTAGCGATATTGGTCACTTGCGCGGTATGAGGAATGATATTTAAAGAGACAATGTTGTCACGTACAAGGTTGGTCGTCAGGCTAATACCATCAACCGTGATAGAGCCTTTAGTCGCCGTATAGTGAGCAAATTCTTGTGGTATCTCAATTTCGATATAGATAGAGCGCGCATCTTGTTGTAGCTTACTGACTACCCCTACTCCGTCAACGTGACCGGCAACGATATGTCCCCCAAAACGAGTCGTTGGGAGCATCGCCTTTTCTAAGTTGACAATATGACCTGCTTTTAGCTCTTCAAGTGCTGTACGAGCAATCGTTTCACGTGAGACATCAACAGAATAATGATTACTGCCAAACTCTACGACGGTCAAACAAATACCGTTTGAAGCAATAGAATCACCTAACTTTACATCACCAAAATCTAAATCATCAGACTCTATCGTCAAACGTATGTCACCGCCCGTAGGCTGCATGGATTTAACCTTTCCAACACTTTCTATAATTCCGGTAAACATATAGACCTCATCTCATTATTATATTGCCGTTATCGACAACGTATTTTGATTTATTGATAGCATTTGTCTGAGCTAGATTTTTAGTGAAACACGATCTCATTTTAAGCTTGCTAGGGGATAAGTTGTGGATAAGTAACCATAAATCAACCTAGGGCACATTAAAAACCTTTGTTTCCGTCAAGTTATCCACAGAAAACCAAACTTTGACCAAAATTAGGAATTTGTTGAACTATAAACCCAAGTCATTGATTAATATGTACTTTTATTTATTTTTCAATAAAAATTTCGATCTATTAGTTTCATGTGAAACAAAGTTATACACAGTTTCATGTGAAACCCGATGTAAAACCAGCTACTTATCCACACTTAGTACATGTTTAGCACAGATTGTGGATAAGCTGTTTATAAATAACAAGTTATAGAGGGTGCAAGGTCAGTTTAAGATCAGGAGTTAGTTGTTCATGTCTATGAATATCAAACCGTAGCTGCTGAGCTAAAGTTAAGGGATTGAAATCGACCATCGGTCGTGCTTGCGCTCCTAATAAACAAGGTGCTTGATAGACAATTAACTCATCTACCAATTGTTGGCTTAAAAAGCTACCAGCGACGCTAGCGCCCGCTTCTACCAATACGTCATAGCATTGATGCTCACTGACTAAATTTTTAAGTAATGCCGTTAAGTTATCTTCGCGCCAATAAAGCGTATCTGCTTGGCGGCATAACTGATAATTAGCTTGTGGATTGTGTTCTAAACGCTGACGCCTATCTAACACAACGATCATAGGGGCGGGTACTTGCTTCAGTGAAACGCCTAACTGAGTAGAGCGCACGTTAAGCTGTGGATTATCAGCAATAACGGTCTCACTGCCCGTTATAATCGCGCCACTTTGAGCGCGTAGTTTTTGTACATCTTCACGAGCAGCTGCTGAGGTAATCCATTTCGACTCCCCAGACGCCATCGCTGTACGACCGTCAAGGCTAGTGGCGATTTTGAGACGTACATAAGGCATTTGGGTACGCATCGCCTTTAAAAACCCACGGTTCAATGCCTCTGCTTGCTCTGTTAGTACACCAACCGTGACTGCAATGCCGGCCTGCTCTAAAAGTCTCACACCGCGTCCAGCAACTTGTGGATTAGGATCAAGACCGGCAATCACGACACGTTTTACACCAGCCTTAATAAGACCCAAAGCGCATGGTGGCGTACGCCCTGTATGACTACAAGGCTCTAAAGTCACATAAGCGGTTGCTCCTATTGCCTGCGCACCAGCATCTTTGAGCGCAAATACTTCCGCATGGGGCTCACCAGCTTTGGGATGGAATCCTTGACCAACTATCGTCTCTGCTTGAACGATGACACAGCCTACGGCTGGATTAGGCCTAGTGGTATATAAACCTTGCTTAGCTTGCTCAATAGCGAGCATCATAAAGTAGCGGTCTTGCGCATCTTGAGCGTGATTTGGAATCGACATAGAGGTAGACTTAATTTATAAGAGAAAATTGAAGCAAGTTATAGTAAATTCGCTATAAAAACGATACAGCGAGACTGGTATAAATTTTTTGCAGCCTCTGTCAGCGTAGACACAGCAAGCAAGAAAAATTTATACCAGTTGTGCATCACATTACAACGTATTGATTTTATTTGGTATCGACTATAGCTTATTTTTCATTAGGACGGATATTGGCAATCTCTTGATGAAAAGCATCAATATCTTGAAAGTCACGATAGACACTGGCAAAGCGTACATAAGCGACATCGTCTAAGGCTTTGAGCTCACTCATGATAATTTCGCCCAAGACTTTACTGCTAATCTCCCGCTCTCCCATCTGTCTGACACGCTTCTCAATACGACTAATCATCGCCTCTTGCTCGTCAATCGTGATAGGGCGCTTTTGTAAAGGTAACAAAATAGAGCGACGCAGTTTCTCATTATCATAGGGCTCAATCTTGCCACTTGATTTGATAATTCTTGGCATCACGACTTCTACCATCTCAAAGGTCGTAAACCGCTCTTGACAGCTACTACAGGAACGGCGACGGCGCACTTGCGCACCTTCCGCAGCAAGACGCGAGTCGATAACTTTGGTCTCTGACGCGTTACAATACGGGCAGTGCA
The nucleotide sequence above comes from Psychrobacter sp. P2G3. Encoded proteins:
- a CDS encoding riboflavin synthase: MFTGIIESVGKVKSMQPTGGDIRLTIESDDLDFGDVKLGDSIASNGICLTVVEFGSNHYSVDVSRETIARTALEELKAGHIVNLEKAMLPTTRFGGHIVAGHVDGVGVVSKLQQDARSIYIEIEIPQEFAHYTATKGSITVDGISLTTNLVRDNIVSLNIIPHTAQVTNIAKHWLVGSKVNIEVDIVARYLERLINKSQTSGMNAPSPQSQITEAFLADNGFMK
- the ribD gene encoding bifunctional diaminohydroxyphosphoribosylaminopyrimidine deaminase/5-amino-6-(5-phosphoribosylamino)uracil reductase RibD — its product is MSIPNHAQDAQDRYFMMLAIEQAKQGLYTTRPNPAVGCVIVQAETIVGQGFHPKAGEPHAEVFALKDAGAQAIGATAYVTLEPCSHTGRTPPCALGLIKAGVKRVVIAGLDPNPQVAGRGVRLLEQAGIAVTVGVLTEQAEALNRGFLKAMRTQMPYVRLKIATSLDGRTAMASGESKWITSAAAREDVQKLRAQSGAIITGSETVIADNPQLNVRSTQLGVSLKQVPAPMIVVLDRRQRLEHNPQANYQLCRQADTLYWREDNLTALLKNLVSEHQCYDVLVEAGASVAGSFLSQQLVDELIVYQAPCLLGAQARPMVDFNPLTLAQQLRFDIHRHEQLTPDLKLTLHPL
- the nrdR gene encoding transcriptional regulator NrdR, which translates into the protein MHCPYCNASETKVIDSRLAAEGAQVRRRRSCSSCQERFTTFEMVEVVMPRIIKSSGKIEPYDNEKLRRSILLPLQKRPITIDEQEAMISRIEKRVRQMGEREISSKVLGEIIMSELKALDDVAYVRFASVYRDFQDIDAFHQEIANIRPNEK